The proteins below are encoded in one region of Pygocentrus nattereri isolate fPygNat1 chromosome 13, fPygNat1.pri, whole genome shotgun sequence:
- the map3k8 gene encoding mitogen-activated protein kinase kinase kinase 8: protein MDFKNDNVGIELLLAHMNIGDIIQAVEHLHLYSEREDEESGVLFEECLSQDEMDENEETLGGLVSHVQNRGKVQYGTVSDLLAFVNMVSNTSPSTLTELQEEIGVLLNKSDMVIKDGRYRIDVDVLLFPWRLTYKAPGSGHIPKGSFGKVHLAQDTETRKRMACKRIPLEHFKPADVEIQARFRHENIAELYGALLWEQSVHLFMEAGEGGSVLEKLESCGPMREFEIIWVTQQVLRGLEYLHSHNIIHHDIKPSNIVLMSAKAVLVDFGLTVQMTEDVYIPRDLRGTEMYMSPELVLCRGHNTKTDIYSLGTTIIHMQTGSPPWVRRYPRSAYPSYLYIIHKQAPPLEDISEDCSPAMRGLLERALERVPLRRSSAAELLHEEALHPSREDQPRCWSLDSALGEGTHPLLRQQSQMTDSTQDSSSLYTEDSGPCRRKGSLYIDLGALAGYYNFVRGPPTTEYG, encoded by the exons ATGGATTTCAAGAATGACAATGTTGGGATAGAACTTCTTCTGGCTCACATGAACATTGGAGATATCATCCAAGCAGTGGAGCACCTGCACCTGTACTCAGAGAGAGAAGACgaggaatcaggtgtgctgttcGAGGAGTGTCTGTCACAGGACGAAATGGATGAAAATGAGGAGACTTTAGGTGGATTGGTTTCACACGTGCAGAATAGGGGAAAGGTCCAGTACGGGACCGTGTCTGATTTGCTGGCCTTTGTGAACATGGTGTCCAATACATCGCCCTCAACACTGACAGAGCTACAGGAAGAGATTGGAGTTCTCCTGAACAAG AGTGACATGGTCATTAAGGACGGGCGATATCGCATAGACGTGGACGTGCTTTTGTTTCCATGGAGGCTAACATACAAGGCGCCAGGCTCAGGCCACATTCCTAAAGGTTCTTTTGGTAAAGTTCACCTGGCACAGGACACCGAAACACGCAAGCGGATGGCGTGCAAGCGG ATCCCCCTGGAGCACTTCAAACCTGCGGATGTGGAGATCCAGGCACGGTTTCGTCATGAAAACATCGCAGAGCTGTATGGGGCTTTGCTCTGGGAGCAGAGTGTGCACCTCTTCATGGAGGCAGGAGAAGGAGGCTCAGTTTTGGAGAAGCTGGAGAGCTGCGGCCCCATGAGAGAGTTTGAGATCATCTGGGTGACCCAGCAGGTTCTGCGTGGACTGGAATACCTGCACTCACACAACATCATACACCATGACATTAAAC ccaGTAACATTGTGCTGATGTCTGCTAAAGCTGTGCTGGTGGACTTTGGTTTAACAGTACAGATGACCGAGGATGTGTACATTCCTAGAGACCTCAGAGGAACTGAG ATGTACATGAGCCCAGAGCTGGTCTTATGTAGAGGCCACAACACAAAGACAGACATCTACAGCCTGGGCACCACCATTATTCACATGCAGACTGGGAGCCCCCCCTGGGTTAGGAGATACCCCCGCTCAGCATACCCTTCTTACCTCTACATT ATCCATAAGCAGGCTCCTCCTCTGGAGGATATATCTGAGGACTGCAGCCCTGCCATGCGAGGCCTCCTAGAGCGGGCACTGGAGAGAGTCCCATTGCGGAGGAGCTCCGCCGCAGAGCTCCTGCACGAAGAGGCCCTCCACCCATCTCGAGAAGACCAGCCACGCTGCTGGAGCCTGGACTCTGCACTTGGAGAGGGCACACATCCGCTGCTGCGCCAGCAGAGTCAAATGACAGATAGTACACAAG ATTCCTCTTCACTGTACACAGAAGATTCAGGCCCCTGTAGAAGAAAAGGCTCCCTCTACATAGACCTTGGAGCTCTAGCTGGCTACTACAACTTTGTGAGGGGGCCACCAACTACAGAATATGGCTAA